CCCAACGCGTGGCGTCAGGAGGCGTTGACCGAGGAGCAGGTCTCCTCCTCCGCGATGGTCAACGACCCGCTCACCCAGTACATGTTCTGCTCACCCGGTGAGGGCGGTGCCGCGATCGTGGTCGCCAGCGCCGCCGCCGCGAAGCGGCTGCAGGCGCGAGCGGTCAAGGTCCTCGCCGTCGCACCACGCACCCGCGCCTTCGGAACCTTCGAGGTGTTCAGCCCCTCGATCCAGGGTACCGGCGACCCGACCAGCGTCAGCACCACCGCTGCCCGGGCGGCGTTCGAGCTGGCCGGCGTCGGCCCGGCGGACATCGACGTTGCGCAGCTGCAGGACACCGAGGCCGGAGCCGAGCTGATGCACCTCGCCGAGTGCGGCTTCTGCGAGCACGGCGATCAGGAGAAGTGGATCAGCGCGGGCGAGACCGAGATCGGCGGCCGGCTGCCCGTCAACACCGACGGCGGCTGCATCGCCAACGGAGAGCCGATCGGCGCCTCCGGGCTGCGCCAGGTCCACGAGATCGTGACCCAGCTGCGGGGCGAGGCCGGCGCGCGCCAGGTTCCCGGCACGCCGCGGCTCGGGTTCACCCATGTCTACGGCGCGCCCGGCGTCAGCGCCTGCACCGTGCTGGGGGTCTGAGATGGGCACACCCGACATCGACACCTTCGTCGCCGAGGCGCGGGCGTGGCTCGCCACCGTGGCCGAGCCCCGCACCCGCCGGGCCTGGGGAGAGGGCTCCGACAGCGTCGCGGTCTTCGAGAACTGGACGGCTGAGGAGGAGCGCGCGCAGACCGACCGGATCCGCGCCTACGAGCAGGCCAAGTTCGACGCGGGCTTCGGTGCGATCACCTGGTCCGAGCAGTACGGCGGCCGCGACCTGCCCACGTCGTACCTGCTCGCCTTCCGCCGGGTCGAGGCCGAGTACGACGTCCCGCGGCGCACCGAGATGTTCCCGGTCACCCAGCAGCTGATCGCCCCGACCATCGCCCAGTGGGGGAGCGAGGAGCAGCGGGCGAGGTACGTCCGCGCGATGCTGCGCACCGACCTCATCGCCTGCCAGCTGTTCTCCGAGACCGGGGCGGGCTCCGACCTGGCGGCCGTGCGCACCCGCGCGGTGCGCGACGGCGACGCGTGGGTCATCGACGGCCACAAGGTCTGGACCTCGGGCGCCCGCATCGCCGACCACGGGCTGGCCATCACCCGCACCGACCCGGCTGCCGCCAAGCACGCGGGACTGACCGCCTTCCTGGTGCCGATGGACGCCGCCGGTGTGCAGGTGCGGCCGATCCGGCAGATGACGGGCGGCAGCTCGTTCAACGAGGTCTACCTCGACGGCGTGCGCCTGACCGACGCGCACCGGCTCGGCCCGGAGGGCCAGGGCTGGAAGGTCGCGCTGACCGTCCTCGCGTCCGAGCGGCTCGACTCGGGCAACCTCGGCCTCGACAACGCCGACCAGGCCGTGGAGCTGGCCCGCAACCTGGGCCGGCCGCTCACCGAGCTCGAGCGGGACCAGGTCGCCGACCTGGTCACCCGCAGCTACGTCCAGCGCCTCACCGGGATGCGGGTCGCGGCGGCCGTCGTCGCCGGGCACGACGCCGGCCCCGAGGCGTCGGTCGGCAAGCTGCTCGCGACCGACACGATGGCCCGCACCTCCGAGGTGGTGCGGACCCTGCTCGGTCCCGACCTCACCGTCGAGAGCGACCGCTGGGGCGCCTGGGCGTGGACCGAGCACGTCATCGGCGCGCCCGGCTACCGCATCGCCGGCGGCACCGACGAGATCCAGCACAACATCCTGGCCGAGCGGGTGCTCGGCCTGCCGAGGGAGCCCCGCTGATGGCCACCGACACCCGGCCCACCCCGGCCGAGCTGCACGCCCTCGACCTCCAGGAGCGGGTCGTCGCCGGCCTGCGCGGCCAGGGGTACGACGGCGCGGCGACCGCGCTCGAGCCGATGCTGGGCGGCCACTCGGGCCTCACCTACCGGATCACGCTCGGCGAGCAGTCCTTCGTGGTGAAGGCCGTCCCGCCGGGCCAACGGGCGATCGGCCGCCACGACATGCTGCGCCAGGCGCGGATCATGGCCGCCCTGGCGGACACCGACGTCCCGGTGCCCCGGATCTGCGCCACCGACGAGACCGAGCCGGGCTGGTTCGCGATGAGCCTCGTGGCGGGGGAGTCCCTGGAGCCGGTGCTCGACGACCCGCCGGTCGAGCCGGACCTCGCGGCGGCACGGATGCTGAGGGCGGCCGAGATCCTCCCGCAGCTGCACCGGGTCCCGCTCGACCGCCTGCCGGTCGACGCCGAGCCGCTCTCGCCGGCCGACGAGCTGGCGCGCTGGAGCCGCACCCTGGGCGCCGTCCCGCCCGAGCTGGTGCCCGGGGCGGACCGCCTCGAGCGGCTGCTCGCGGACGCGATCCCGGCCGCCGTCGCGCCGGTCCTGGTCCACGGCGACTACCGGCTCGGCAACCTGCTGTCCGTCGGCACCGAGCCGGCGGCGCTCATCGACTGGGAGATCTGGAGTCCCGGCGACCCGCGGGTCGAGCTGGGCTGGTTCCTCGTCTTCGCCGACGGCGCCAACTTCCCGGGTGTCGGGAGGGTCGTGCCCGGCCTCCCCACGCCCGACGAGCTGGTCGACCGGTACGCCGACGGCGGCCCGCCGCCGGCCGAGCTCACCTGGTTCGACGCGCTGGGCCGGTTCAAGATGGCCGCGATCATGGGCCACAACCTGCGCCGTCACCGCGAGGGTCGTCATCACGATCCCGCCCAGGAGCTGCTGCCCGCGACCATCGCGCGCCTCATCGAGACCAGCACCGACCGGCTCACCTGACCGCCGTACACCGCACCGACGCGAGAGGCATCCCCCGTGGACTTCCACCTCACCCCCCGCACCGCCGACCTGGCGGCGCGGCTCGAGACCTTCATGACCGAGCACGTCTATCCCGCCGAGGCGGTGTACGACGCCCAGATCGCCGCCAACGCGAACCCGCACGAGCAGCCCCAGGTGATGCGTGACCTGCAGCGGACCGCGCGCGAGCAGGGACTGTGGAACCTGTTCATGACCCACGGCGAGCGCGGGGCGGGCCTGACCAACCTCGAGTACGCGCCCCTCGCCGAGATCGTCGGACGCTCGATCATCGGCAACGAGGCGATCAACTGCTCCGCGCCCGACACCGGCAACATGGAGATCCTCGCCATGTACGGCACGGAGCAGCAGCAGAAGGAGTGGCTCGACCCGCTGCTGGACTGCGAGATCCGCTCGGCGTTCGCGATGACCGAGCCCGAGGTCGCCAGCTCCGACGCCCGCAACATCACCTCCACGATCCGACGCGACGGCGACCACTACGTGCTCAACGGCCGCAAGTGGTACACCTCCGGCGTCCTCGACCCCGACTGCCGCCTGATCATCTTCATGGGGAAGTCCGACCCGCAGGCGCCGACGTACCGCCAGCAGAGCATGATCCTGGTCCCGGCCGACGCGCCGGGCGTCGAGGTCGTGCGGGACCTGCCGATGTTCGGCTACCACGACCGGCTCGGCCACGGCGAGGTCACCTTCACCGACGTCCGGGTCCCCGCGGAGAACATGCTCGGCGCCGAGGGCGACGGCTTCGCCATCGCCCAGGGCCGGCTCGGACCGGGCCGCATGCACTACGCCATGCGCGCGATCGGCATGGCCGAGCGGGCGCTGGAGCTGCTGTGCCGCCGGGCGCAGACCCGTGAGGCGTTCGGCGGACCACTCGCCGACCAGGGCGTGGTCCGCGAGTGGATCGCCCGCAGCCGGATGGAGATCGACCAGATCCGCCTCTACACGTTCAAGGCCGCCTGGCTGATGGACACCACCGGCAACGCGTCCGCGCGCACCGAGGTCGCCGCGATCAAGGTCGCGGCGATGGAGGTCGCCCACCAGGTGGTCAACCGCGCCGTCCAGGCGTGGGGCGCCGCCGGGGTCAGCGACGACACCGTGCTCGCCCGGCTGTTCTCCCTCACCCGCGCCCTGCAGGTCGCCGACGGACCGACCGAGGTCCACCTGCGCAGCATCGCCCTGCGCGAGCTCAAGAAGTACGGCGCGAAGGACGGCGCGAAGGACGGTGCAGCATGACCGGGCTCCTCGACGGCCGGGTCGCCCTCGTCACCGGCGCCACCCGCGGCCTCGGGCGGGCGATCGCCGACGCCCTCGCGACGGCCGGAGCCACGGTCGTCGTCTCCAGCCGCAAGGCCGACGCGTGCGAGCAGGTCGCCGCCGAGATCAGCGCGGCCACCGGGGTCCGCGCCCACCCGCTGCCCCTCCACGTCGGCGACTGGGACGCGATCGAGCCTGCGGTCGACGCGATCGTCGCCGAGCACGGCCGGATCGACGTCCTGGTCAACAACGCGGGCATCGCGCCGCTCGCGCCGTCCGCCAAGGACGTGACCGAGGCACTGTTCGACAAGACGATCGACGTCAACCTCAAGGGCCCGTTCCGGTTGATGGCCGTCGCCGGGGCCCACATGCACGCCGCCGGTGGCGGCTCGATCATCAACATCTCCAGCATCGGCGCCGAGCGGCCCAGCCCGCCCGAGGCGACCTACGCCGCCTCCAAGAACGGGCTCAACGCCCTCACCCGGGCCTTCGCCCAGGAGTACGGGCCGACCGTGCGGGTCAACTGCGTGATGCCCGGCGCCTTCGCCACCGACATGGCCAGCGAGTGGGACGACGAGTTCATCGGCCTGGTCACCCACCGGCTGCCGGCCGGGAGGCTCGGCGACCCGCGCGAGCTGGCGGGCCTGGTCGTGCACCTCGCCTCCGACGTCGCGGGCTACACCACCGGTGCGCTGATCCCCGTCGACGGCGGCCGGACGGCGGTGTACTGATGTCCCTCGCGCAGCCGTTCGCGGCCTTCGACCTGACCGGTCGGGTCGCCGTGGTCACCGGTGCGTCGTCGGGGCTCGGCGCGGGCTTCGCGCGCACCCTCGCGGCGGCCGGCGCCACCGTGGTCGCTGCCGCCCGGCGGGTCGACCGGCTCGCCGAGCTGGCCGCCGACGTACCGGGGCTGGTGCCGCTCGCCTGCGACGTCACCGTCGGCGCCGACCGGGAGCGGCTCGTCGCCACGGCCGCCGAGATCAACGGCGGCGTGGACGTGCTGGTCAACAACGCCGGCATGCCGGGGCCGCCCGACGCGCTCACCGAGTCCGAGGAGGAGTTCGGTCGGATCCTCGACCTGAACCTGACCGCGGGCGTCCGGCTCGCGGTCGAGGTCGTCCGCGCCCTGCCCGAGGACCGCGCCGCGTCGATCGTCAACATCTCCTCCGTGGTCGGGCTGGTCTCCACCGCCCCGATCGGTGGCGCCGGCTACGCCGCGTCCAAGGCGGCCGTCATCGGCGTGACCCGCGAGCTGGCCGGCCAGTGGGGTCGGCGCGGGGTCCGGGTCAACGCCCTGGTGCCCGGCTGGTTCGATACCGAGATGACCGAGGGGCTCTTCACCAACGAGAAGTCGGCCGGGTGGGTCCGGCGCAACACGATCCTCGGCCGCGGGGGCCGGGAGGGCGAGGTCGACGGCGCGCTGCTGTTCCTCGCCTCCGAGGCATCGAGCTATGTGACCGGCCAGGTGCTGGCGGTCGACGGGGGCTGGACCGCGCGATGAGCCTGCCGCGGACGATGCGCGCCCTGCGCCTGACGGCCTGGGGGAGCCCGCCGGAGCTGGTCGAGGTGCCGGTGCCCCGGCCGAGCGCCGGCCAGGTGCTGCTGCGGGTCGGCGCCGCCGGGCTGTGCCACTCCGACCTGCACGTCATGGACTCGCCTCCCGGGCGGATGCCCTACGAGCTGCCGTTCACCCTGGGGCACGAGGTCGTCGGCACCGTCGTCGACGCGGGCCCCGAGGTGGACCCGGTCTGGCTCGGACGGCAGGTCGCCGTGCACGGCGTGTGGTCGTGCGGCCGCTGCCGGGCCTGCCGGCGAGGTCGGGAGAACTACTGCTTCGCCCTCACCGGGCCGGTCGGCTGCGGTCTGGGGTACGACGGTGGTCTCGCCGACTACCTGCTGGTGCCCGACGTGCGCCACCTCGTCGCGGCGCAAGGAGCCGACCCGGTGCGCCTCGCGCCGCTCACCGACGCCGGGCTGACGGCCCAGCACGTGGTGCGCTCGCTCGACGGCGAGCTCGACGGCGCGACGGCGGTCGTGATCGGCGTCGGCGGCCTGGGCCACCTCGCCCTGCAGCTGCTCGCGCCCGCGGACCTCGCCTGCCTGGTCGCGGTGGATCCGCGAGCCGACGCGCGCACGCTGGCCATCCGCCTGGGCGCCGACGCGGTGACCGCGGACGCCGCGGACGCCGCGGAGTGGCTCGACGACCGCGAGGACGGCCACGGCGCCGACGTCGTGATCGACTTCGTCGGCACGCCCGAGACCATGCGCGCCGCGGGCGACCTGCTGGCGCCGGGCGGCCGGATCGTCGTGGTCGGCTCCGGCGGGGGCAGCATCGAGGTGGCCAAGGGCCGTGACCTGCCGCGCGGGTTCGCCGTCGCCGCGCCCTTCTGGGGCACCCGGCGCGACCTCGAGGAGGTCGTCGCGCTCGCCGCGACCGGCGTCGTGCGCGCGGAGACCGAGACATTCACCCTGGACGAGGCGCCGGCGGCCTACGCGCGGCTGCGCGCCGGCGGGGTCCGCGGCCGCGCTGTCGTCGTCCCGGAGCAGTGAGCACAATCAACGTGGAGCAGGAGGCTGGGACATGAGGCAGCTGGCGCAGGAGCTGGTCGAGCGTGCGGAGCTCGAGCCGGACGCCATCGCAGTGGTCGACGGGGAGGGCGTGCACACGCTGCGCGAGGTGGTCGCCCAGGCGGGGGAGGTGGCCGACCTCCTCGACCGCTCGCTGGTCGGTGCGCCCACCGTGCTCGTCCAGGCGGACAACTCCTGGCGCACCCTGGCCGCCGCCGTCGCGGTGGGCCTGCGCGGTGGTCTGATCGCCGTGATCAGCGGGCACGCCGCCCGCTCGGAGTACGACCTCGCGCTCGAGGACATCCAGCCCGACGCGGTCATCGCCTCGGCCCAGGCGATCGCGACCTGGCAGGTCGACGGCGCCACGATGCCCGTCGTCGGCGAGGTGCTCGACGGATGGCCCCTGCGGGCCGCGGCCGGCGGCCGGACCACCGGGGTCGAGCGGTGGAACGGCGGTGTCGTGATCGCGATGACGTCGGGTTCGACCGGCCGTCCCAAGTGCGTCGTGCAGTCCGAGTCTGCCCTGCGCTACGCCGGGCAGGCGACGATCGACGCCGTGGGCCTGGTCCCCGGCGACCCGGTCGGCGCACTCGTCCCGCTGTCCAGCGTCGCCGCGTTCTGCTTCGGCATGCACCTGCCCGCCCTGCTGGGCAGCCCGATGGTCTGCCTCGACAAGTGGAGCCCCGAGGACGCCGTCGCCCTGCTGCGCGAGCACCGGGTCGCCTGGACCATGCTGGTCCCGACGATGGCCCTGCAGCTCTCGCTGGTGGCC
This genomic interval from Nocardioides kongjuensis contains the following:
- a CDS encoding SDR family NAD(P)-dependent oxidoreductase, which produces MTGLLDGRVALVTGATRGLGRAIADALATAGATVVVSSRKADACEQVAAEISAATGVRAHPLPLHVGDWDAIEPAVDAIVAEHGRIDVLVNNAGIAPLAPSAKDVTEALFDKTIDVNLKGPFRLMAVAGAHMHAAGGGSIINISSIGAERPSPPEATYAASKNGLNALTRAFAQEYGPTVRVNCVMPGAFATDMASEWDDEFIGLVTHRLPAGRLGDPRELAGLVVHLASDVAGYTTGALIPVDGGRTAVY
- a CDS encoding class I adenylate-forming enzyme family protein; the encoded protein is MRQLAQELVERAELEPDAIAVVDGEGVHTLREVVAQAGEVADLLDRSLVGAPTVLVQADNSWRTLAAAVAVGLRGGLIAVISGHAARSEYDLALEDIQPDAVIASAQAIATWQVDGATMPVVGEVLDGWPLRAAAGGRTTGVERWNGGVVIAMTSGSTGRPKCVVQSESALRYAGQATIDAVGLVPGDPVGALVPLSSVAAFCFGMHLPALLGSPMVCLDKWSPEDAVALLREHRVAWTMLVPTMALQLSLVAGSEGSLASLKAMTVGGGPMNTHALETAELHLGTRFLRVFGMSECLGHTTPLPTEPVATRLGRDGRPFPGTTVRVVDAGGRVLPDGEVGNAQVRGPSLFVGYAREGAPRMPDLTADGFFPTGDLARVNEDGTINILGREKQVIIRGGRNIDINEVEAALAAIPGVAQVCVVPVPDDLLGERAAALVVSAGPVLDLAAVREHLAAADFPKFKWPEFVYAVPALPQNRVGKLDRNGAVALATRLAAPGSGAAR
- a CDS encoding acyl-CoA dehydrogenase family protein; the protein is MDFHLTPRTADLAARLETFMTEHVYPAEAVYDAQIAANANPHEQPQVMRDLQRTAREQGLWNLFMTHGERGAGLTNLEYAPLAEIVGRSIIGNEAINCSAPDTGNMEILAMYGTEQQQKEWLDPLLDCEIRSAFAMTEPEVASSDARNITSTIRRDGDHYVLNGRKWYTSGVLDPDCRLIIFMGKSDPQAPTYRQQSMILVPADAPGVEVVRDLPMFGYHDRLGHGEVTFTDVRVPAENMLGAEGDGFAIAQGRLGPGRMHYAMRAIGMAERALELLCRRAQTREAFGGPLADQGVVREWIARSRMEIDQIRLYTFKAAWLMDTTGNASARTEVAAIKVAAMEVAHQVVNRAVQAWGAAGVSDDTVLARLFSLTRALQVADGPTEVHLRSIALRELKKYGAKDGAKDGAA
- a CDS encoding phosphotransferase family protein, producing the protein MATDTRPTPAELHALDLQERVVAGLRGQGYDGAATALEPMLGGHSGLTYRITLGEQSFVVKAVPPGQRAIGRHDMLRQARIMAALADTDVPVPRICATDETEPGWFAMSLVAGESLEPVLDDPPVEPDLAAARMLRAAEILPQLHRVPLDRLPVDAEPLSPADELARWSRTLGAVPPELVPGADRLERLLADAIPAAVAPVLVHGDYRLGNLLSVGTEPAALIDWEIWSPGDPRVELGWFLVFADGANFPGVGRVVPGLPTPDELVDRYADGGPPPAELTWFDALGRFKMAAIMGHNLRRHREGRHHDPAQELLPATIARLIETSTDRLT
- a CDS encoding acyl-CoA dehydrogenase family protein; the encoded protein is MGTPDIDTFVAEARAWLATVAEPRTRRAWGEGSDSVAVFENWTAEEERAQTDRIRAYEQAKFDAGFGAITWSEQYGGRDLPTSYLLAFRRVEAEYDVPRRTEMFPVTQQLIAPTIAQWGSEEQRARYVRAMLRTDLIACQLFSETGAGSDLAAVRTRAVRDGDAWVIDGHKVWTSGARIADHGLAITRTDPAAAKHAGLTAFLVPMDAAGVQVRPIRQMTGGSSFNEVYLDGVRLTDAHRLGPEGQGWKVALTVLASERLDSGNLGLDNADQAVELARNLGRPLTELERDQVADLVTRSYVQRLTGMRVAAAVVAGHDAGPEASVGKLLATDTMARTSEVVRTLLGPDLTVESDRWGAWAWTEHVIGAPGYRIAGGTDEIQHNILAERVLGLPREPR
- a CDS encoding SDR family NAD(P)-dependent oxidoreductase, translating into MSLAQPFAAFDLTGRVAVVTGASSGLGAGFARTLAAAGATVVAAARRVDRLAELAADVPGLVPLACDVTVGADRERLVATAAEINGGVDVLVNNAGMPGPPDALTESEEEFGRILDLNLTAGVRLAVEVVRALPEDRAASIVNISSVVGLVSTAPIGGAGYAASKAAVIGVTRELAGQWGRRGVRVNALVPGWFDTEMTEGLFTNEKSAGWVRRNTILGRGGREGEVDGALLFLASEASSYVTGQVLAVDGGWTAR
- a CDS encoding thiolase family protein — its product is MSDEVAIIGAGLSRFGRQPGVTGRTMAVQAIHAALADAGITWPDVQVAFGGSDGAGLADTLVAELGLTGIPFTNVKNGCATGGSALVAAVNAIRSGAAEVALAVGFDKHPRGAFDPRPEDWGLPAGYGDAGLMVTTQFFAIKIARYLREHDLPESLLARVAAKAYRNGALNPNAWRQEALTEEQVSSSAMVNDPLTQYMFCSPGEGGAAIVVASAAAAKRLQARAVKVLAVAPRTRAFGTFEVFSPSIQGTGDPTSVSTTAARAAFELAGVGPADIDVAQLQDTEAGAELMHLAECGFCEHGDQEKWISAGETEIGGRLPVNTDGGCIANGEPIGASGLRQVHEIVTQLRGEAGARQVPGTPRLGFTHVYGAPGVSACTVLGV
- a CDS encoding NAD(P)-dependent alcohol dehydrogenase — protein: MSLPRTMRALRLTAWGSPPELVEVPVPRPSAGQVLLRVGAAGLCHSDLHVMDSPPGRMPYELPFTLGHEVVGTVVDAGPEVDPVWLGRQVAVHGVWSCGRCRACRRGRENYCFALTGPVGCGLGYDGGLADYLLVPDVRHLVAAQGADPVRLAPLTDAGLTAQHVVRSLDGELDGATAVVIGVGGLGHLALQLLAPADLACLVAVDPRADARTLAIRLGADAVTADAADAAEWLDDREDGHGADVVIDFVGTPETMRAAGDLLAPGGRIVVVGSGGGSIEVAKGRDLPRGFAVAAPFWGTRRDLEEVVALAATGVVRAETETFTLDEAPAAYARLRAGGVRGRAVVVPEQ